Sequence from the Spirochaetaceae bacterium genome:
CCCCGTCGCCGACGCCGGCTGCCGCGCGCGCACCGGCGTCCGAACCGGCTGCCGGCCCGGCGACCGACGCGCGCACCTGTCCCCTGTGCGCCAAGCCGGTGCACGACCTGTACACCGCGATCGCCTACGGTGCGGGCAACGCGCCCGCCCACTTCGACTGCATCGTGTCGCTGCTCGGCGAGCGCGAGGAGGTGGAGGAGGGCGCGCGGCTGTGCTACCTCGGCGGCGGCAGTTTCGGCATCGTGCAGATGCGTCCGGCGGCCCGGCCCGGCGACCGCGCGCTGTTGATCCACAAGCGGATCGAGGTCGAGGAGCAGGACGCCACGCCGCCGTGGCGCGAGGAACTGCGCCTTTCGCCGCCGGAGGGGCGCGTGACCGTCGCCGCACGTGAGCCGGTACGGTCACTCCGCGAGCTGAAGGACGGTGCAGGCGGGCGCACGGGCAGCGCCGGCCGCCTGGCTCGTTCGGATCGGGCAGCGCCATGCAAGTGATCTTCCCCGGCACCTTCGATCCGCCGACCAACGGCCATCTCGACCTGATGCGGCGCGCCACGCAGATGTTCGGCCGGGTGGTCGTGGTGATCGCCGTGCACCCGCGAAAGGCGGCGCTGTTCACTGCCGAGGAGCGGCTCGCAATGGTCAACGCGCTGGTAGACGACCTGCCCAATACCGAGGTGCACGTGTGGAACGGCCTGATCGTGGAGTTCGCCCGCCGGACGGGAATCACCACGCTGCTGCGCGGCGTGCGCGCGCTGTCCGACTTCGAGTACGAGTTCGAGCTGTCGATGATGAACAAGGCGCTGTATCCCGCCATCGAGACCATCTTTCTGCCGACCGATCAAAAGTACTTCGTGCTGCGCTCGTCCGGCATCAAGGAGGTAGCCGGGCTCGGCGGCGACGTCAGCGCCATGGTGCCGGAGGTGGTGGCGCGCGCCCTGGCCGCCAAGCTCGCACCGGCCGCCGTCCCGGACCGCCCCTGAGCACACCGCCGGCGGCTGCACCCGGCGCGCCCGGCGCATTCGCTTGACATCTGCACGCGCACCTTGTTAGTTTGCGCAGACTTCGCCTCGGCGCGAGCCGCTGGCCAACGAACTATACGTGAGCGCTGCCACGGCAGCGCACCGAATTGGGAAAATAACAGATGGCGTCAATAGGGCCGAAACGAAAACACTCCAAGGCGCGGAGTCGTCGGAGGCGCGCGGTAAACATGCGCATTGCCCTGCCGAGCATCATCGAGTGTCCCCAGTGCGGCAGTCGGATGGTTATGCACCGGGTGTGCCATGCCTGCGGACACTATCGAGGACGGCAGGTGCTGAAGCCCGACGAGTTGGCCTGACAGGCCCGGGAATATCGGAGGACAATACGATGGATGAACAGCTCTTCGACAAGATGAAGAAGCTCATAGCCGACCGCCTCGAGATCGACGAGGGCAAGATTACGCTCGACTCGTCGTTTCGACAGGACCTGGGTGCGGACAGCCTGGATACCTACGAGTTGGTGTATGCCATCGAAGAGGAACTGGGCATTACGATACCCGACGAGAAGGCCAACGAGTTCGAGACCGTAAAGGACGCACTGGCCTTTATCGAGTCGCAGATCAGCGGCAAGTAGGCAGCCCCGGCACCGACTCCGCACCCTCCCCGGCATCGGTGCAGGGGCAGTGCCCATGCCGTTCATCGGCCGCGGCAAGAATCGCGCCTCCCACGTCCGCGGGTTGCCGGCAGACGCCGCGCGCCGGACCGCGTTGCGCCGGCTGCAGCGACAAGCCGGCATACGCTTCCGAGACCTCTCCCTGCTCAACCTCGCCTTGTGCCACCGCTCGTATGCGCACGAGGCCGGTGCGCACGGAAGCGGCGGAAGTGGAGGCGGCACCGGGGAGAGCGTCAACAATGAGAAGCTGGAGTTTCTCGGCGACGCGGTGCTCGGTCTGGCGATCAGCGACGAGCTGTTCACCACCAGCGGGCGGCGCACCGAGGGCGATCTGGCGCGCGTCAAGTCGTTCGTGGTGAGCGAGGCCGCGCTGCACCACTGGGCGATGCGGCTCGACCTGTCGTCCTACGTGCTGATTGGCCGCGGCGAGGAACTCACCGGCGGCCGCACCAAGAAGGCGATTCTGGCCGATGCGATGGAGGCGGTCATCGGCGCCTACTACCTCGACTCCGGCGCCGCCGCGGCGCACGAGTTCGTGCTGCGCTCGTTGCGTCCCGAGATCGGGCGCGTCGCCAGCAACACTCACCGCCAGGACTTCAAGACGCTGCTCCAGCAGTTGGCCCAGAAGCGCTACCACAGCCACCCGCGCTACCGGGTCGTCAAGCGCGAGGGCCCCGACCACGACCGCACCTTCTGGATCGCGGTACAGCTCGCCGGCCACACCTACGGCCCCGGCTCCGGCAAGAACAAGAAAGCGGCCGAGCAGCAGGCCGCGGCCCGTGCCTACGCCGCCCTGACCGGCCGCCCCGGCAACGGCGCAGGCCGCTCAGGCCCGGCTGCCGGCTGACGGCGCGCTGCCCTCCGCCCCCGCCAGGCGCTCGCGGTAGAAGTTGGCCGCGATGGTGAGCAGGGCATCGCGCCGGTTCAGGGCCGGGTCGTCGAGCACCGCCTCCAGCAACTCGCGCAACAGCACGCCGAGCACCGGACCCGGCGCCAGGTCCAGTTCGGCCATGAGGTCGTTGCCGTTCACGGCGAGGTCGCGCACCGTGAGCGCTTCGCTCTGCGCCATCACCGCGTCCACGCGGGACGCCAGCGCGACCAGCCGCGGCGTCAGCCGGCCGTGGTGGGCGGCGCCGTAGCGGCCCATCTGATCCGCGCGGCGCAGCGCCAGCAGGTCATCCAGCCGGTCGCGCCCGACGCGCGCGACGAAGCGGCGCACCGCGGCGTCCGACCAGTGTTCGTCATACTGGAACATGTGCAGCGCCACCAGGTGGGCCACCTCGTCGCGCAGCGCGTGCGGGTAACGCAGGCGGTCGAATATGTCGCGCGTCATGCGCGCGGACTCGCGGTCGTGGTTATGGAACGTGAGGGTGCCGTCGGCGTCGCGTACCAGGGTGATGGCCTTGCCGATGTCGTGCAGCAACGCCGCCCAGCGCAACACCGGCACCGGGTCGCTGGCGTCGCAAGCGGCCAGCGAGTGGGTGAGCACGTCGAACTGCGGCTCGTCGCTGCCGCGTCCGGGCGGCGGGCGCTGCTCCACCCCCGCACAGCGGTGCAGTTCCGGGAGCAGCAGCGCGAGCAACCCGGTCTCCTCCATCAGCCGCAGGCCGACCGAGGGGCGCGGGGCAAGCACGATGCGCTCGATCTCGGCGCCGATGCGCTCGGCGGCGACCCGGCGCACTACCTCCAGGCTGCCGGCAACCGCCTCTCGGGTCGCCGCATCGACGCGAAAGCCGAGCTGCGCCGCGATGCGGCAGGCGCGCAGGGGGCGCAGGCCATCCTCGGCGAACCGCTCCTCCGGATCGCCGATGGCGCGGATCAGCCCGCGCTTCAGGTCGGCGCGCCCGTCGAACGGATCCACGATGCGTCCGCTCGGCACCTCCATGGCGATGCCGTTGATGGTGAAGTCGCGCCGGCTCAGATCCTGCTCGATGGTCGGCGCGAACTCCACGCGGTCCGGGCGGCGGCCGTCGTGATACCCGGACTCGGTGCGAAACGTGGTCACTTCCAGTTGGCGGCCGTCGAACAGCACGGTCACGGTGCCGTGCCGCACGCCGGTGGGAATGACGTGGCGGAACAGGCGCCCTACCTGGTCGGGGTGGGCGTCGGTGGCGATGTCGAAGTCGCCCGGCGTGCGGCGCATGAGCAGGTCGCGCACGGCGCCGCCCACCAGCCAGCACTGCAGACCGCGGTCGGCAAAGGGGCGTGCGAACCGTTTCACGACGCGAGGTACGGAATACACGGCAACCATATCGAGCAGCCATATTGTACTCACGCCGCACCGCCCTGCCACGCCTGAGCAGCGCGTGG
This genomic interval carries:
- a CDS encoding HD domain-containing protein → MKRFARPFADRGLQCWLVGGAVRDLLMRRTPGDFDIATDAHPDQVGRLFRHVIPTGVRHGTVTVLFDGRQLEVTTFRTESGYHDGRRPDRVEFAPTIEQDLSRRDFTINGIAMEVPSGRIVDPFDGRADLKRGLIRAIGDPEERFAEDGLRPLRACRIAAQLGFRVDAATREAVAGSLEVVRRVAAERIGAEIERIVLAPRPSVGLRLMEETGLLALLLPELHRCAGVEQRPPPGRGSDEPQFDVLTHSLAACDASDPVPVLRWAALLHDIGKAITLVRDADGTLTFHNHDRESARMTRDIFDRLRYPHALRDEVAHLVALHMFQYDEHWSDAAVRRFVARVGRDRLDDLLALRRADQMGRYGAAHHGRLTPRLVALASRVDAVMAQSEALTVRDLAVNGNDLMAELDLAPGPVLGVLLRELLEAVLDDPALNRRDALLTIAANFYRERLAGAEGSAPSAGSRA
- the rnc gene encoding ribonuclease III, coding for MPFIGRGKNRASHVRGLPADAARRTALRRLQRQAGIRFRDLSLLNLALCHRSYAHEAGAHGSGGSGGGTGESVNNEKLEFLGDAVLGLAISDELFTTSGRRTEGDLARVKSFVVSEAALHHWAMRLDLSSYVLIGRGEELTGGRTKKAILADAMEAVIGAYYLDSGAAAAHEFVLRSLRPEIGRVASNTHRQDFKTLLQQLAQKRYHSHPRYRVVKREGPDHDRTFWIAVQLAGHTYGPGSGKNKKAAEQQAAARAYAALTGRPGNGAGRSGPAAG
- the rpmF gene encoding 50S ribosomal protein L32 — encoded protein: MASIGPKRKHSKARSRRRRAVNMRIALPSIIECPQCGSRMVMHRVCHACGHYRGRQVLKPDELA
- the coaD gene encoding pantetheine-phosphate adenylyltransferase codes for the protein MQVIFPGTFDPPTNGHLDLMRRATQMFGRVVVVIAVHPRKAALFTAEERLAMVNALVDDLPNTEVHVWNGLIVEFARRTGITTLLRGVRALSDFEYEFELSMMNKALYPAIETIFLPTDQKYFVLRSSGIKEVAGLGGDVSAMVPEVVARALAAKLAPAAVPDRP
- the acpP gene encoding acyl carrier protein is translated as MDEQLFDKMKKLIADRLEIDEGKITLDSSFRQDLGADSLDTYELVYAIEEELGITIPDEKANEFETVKDALAFIESQISGK